From a region of the Aeoliella mucimassa genome:
- a CDS encoding four helix bundle protein: MQNFRNLDVWKLAHEFTLKVYLETRSFPSDERFGLTSQLRRAASSIGANLAEGCGRGTDADFARFVQVALGSASEVEYHLLLARDLQLLKAELHATLEAEIQRVKRMLASLLKRLRDPNDSRQPTADSR, from the coding sequence ATGCAGAACTTTCGAAATCTTGATGTGTGGAAGCTTGCGCATGAATTTACGTTGAAGGTCTATCTCGAGACTCGCTCGTTTCCCAGTGATGAACGGTTTGGTTTGACTTCTCAACTTCGGCGAGCAGCTTCTTCGATTGGTGCCAACCTGGCTGAGGGATGTGGTCGAGGCACAGATGCAGATTTTGCTAGGTTTGTTCAAGTGGCACTTGGGTCAGCGAGCGAAGTCGAATACCACTTGCTCTTGGCCAGGGACTTGCAGTTGTTGAAAGCCGAATTGCATGCCACATTGGAAGCAGAAATACAACGAGTTAAACGAATGCTTGCCTCGCTCCTGAAGAGGCTGCGAGATCCGAACGACAGCCGACAGCCGACAGCCGACAGCCGATAG
- a CDS encoding BatA domain-containing protein — protein sequence MSFLAPTLLAGAALIALPVILHLVMRREPKRVEFPALRFVRKRQSTNQTRLQLRHWILLALRCAFIVLLALALSRPVWRGTGLSAAGSEGLAAAVVMDNSPRMSYLSDNQTRLDKAKETAAWLIEQLPADSELAVVEPGRSRRAKLGDRDSALLRVERAKIATSAPSLADAVNEAIRLVAERENHRREIYVFTDLAEAAWNDAAVTQLVAALDEHPATKLYLVDVGESKSINAGLGELELSAEHLATGESVTLRTYVTSTAEVAGTSRRVELWLDEPGKKPTKRGDASVTLSTSNEAVEFPLAGLAGGVHQGYVRLSGDDPLTIDNTRYFTVEVEAPPQLLLVGIDEAATRLMSEALAPSVLAQTAAARFGCDRISYNQLPATNMASYDAVLLLDPPPLHDDSWRKLSDFVQSGGGLAVYLGRHSVGQLEAFNTPASKLLLPAELRWVTTSSTYLSPNNYNHPVLKQLADIGAATPWPAFPVFKFWSIGIPDPAANVVATYAEGSPAIVEGFLGAGRVLLFTTTGADRASDDPWNLLPTNPDPWPFLALTEGTADYLVGADTQPLNNLAGRVMTLPLPRRSDLATFVLRPPTGDPLPQSLSPGQQEIVVTTTSEIGNYRVQSGGSQARFDRGFSINTADSVGRLQRADATQLVAALGKDRAELVEGHSNLARSIDLGSVGRELFGWLIALVALALGAEQFLADRFYARQ from the coding sequence ATGTCTTTCCTCGCTCCCACCTTGCTTGCTGGCGCTGCTTTGATAGCCCTTCCGGTTATCTTGCATCTGGTGATGCGCCGGGAGCCGAAGCGGGTGGAGTTTCCGGCGCTCCGTTTCGTTCGCAAGCGGCAGAGCACGAATCAAACGCGGTTGCAGTTGCGGCATTGGATTCTGCTGGCGCTGCGTTGTGCGTTCATCGTGTTGCTCGCGCTCGCGTTGTCGCGTCCCGTATGGCGGGGCACGGGGTTGTCGGCCGCTGGTAGCGAAGGCCTGGCGGCCGCGGTGGTGATGGATAACTCGCCTCGCATGAGCTACCTCTCCGACAATCAAACGCGGCTCGACAAAGCCAAAGAGACCGCCGCCTGGCTGATTGAACAGTTGCCGGCCGACAGTGAGTTGGCCGTCGTCGAGCCGGGCCGTTCGCGGCGGGCGAAGCTCGGCGATCGCGACTCGGCGTTGCTGCGAGTCGAGCGGGCGAAGATCGCTACGTCGGCACCGTCGCTGGCCGATGCGGTGAACGAAGCGATTCGCCTGGTGGCGGAGCGAGAGAACCATCGTCGTGAGATTTACGTGTTCACCGACCTGGCGGAAGCCGCCTGGAACGATGCCGCGGTCACGCAACTGGTCGCCGCGCTCGACGAACACCCCGCGACCAAACTCTATCTGGTCGACGTCGGCGAGTCGAAGTCGATCAACGCCGGGCTGGGCGAGCTGGAACTCTCGGCCGAGCATCTGGCCACCGGCGAGTCGGTCACGCTGCGGACCTATGTGACCTCCACCGCCGAGGTGGCTGGCACCAGTCGCCGTGTGGAGTTGTGGCTCGACGAACCAGGCAAGAAACCAACCAAACGCGGCGACGCCTCGGTGACGCTGAGCACCTCGAACGAAGCGGTAGAGTTCCCCTTGGCTGGTCTGGCTGGTGGGGTGCATCAAGGCTACGTGCGACTCTCGGGCGACGATCCTCTGACGATCGACAACACGCGATACTTCACCGTGGAAGTCGAAGCCCCTCCGCAGTTGCTGCTGGTTGGCATCGACGAAGCAGCCACTCGGTTGATGTCCGAAGCGTTGGCCCCCTCGGTGTTGGCCCAAACCGCCGCGGCTCGTTTTGGCTGCGATCGCATCTCGTACAACCAACTGCCAGCTACCAACATGGCCAGCTACGACGCGGTGCTGTTGCTCGATCCACCTCCGCTGCACGACGATAGCTGGCGGAAGCTTAGCGACTTCGTGCAATCGGGCGGCGGGCTGGCGGTGTACCTTGGTCGTCACTCGGTGGGGCAGCTCGAAGCGTTTAACACGCCTGCTTCCAAGCTGTTGCTCCCTGCGGAGCTGCGGTGGGTGACTACTAGCAGTACCTATCTGTCGCCGAACAACTACAACCATCCGGTGCTCAAGCAACTGGCCGACATCGGTGCCGCGACCCCGTGGCCCGCGTTCCCAGTGTTCAAATTTTGGTCGATCGGCATCCCCGATCCGGCCGCCAACGTGGTGGCCACCTATGCCGAGGGGTCGCCAGCGATTGTCGAAGGCTTTCTCGGTGCAGGTCGGGTGTTGCTGTTTACGACCACCGGAGCGGATCGCGCGAGCGACGACCCCTGGAACCTGTTGCCGACGAATCCCGATCCGTGGCCCTTCCTGGCTTTGACCGAAGGTACCGCCGACTACCTGGTGGGAGCCGATACCCAGCCGCTGAACAATCTGGCGGGGCGAGTGATGACGTTGCCGTTGCCGCGCCGTAGCGACCTGGCGACCTTCGTGCTCCGCCCGCCGACTGGCGATCCGCTGCCGCAGAGCTTGTCGCCCGGACAGCAGGAGATTGTGGTGACCACCACCAGCGAGATCGGTAACTATCGCGTGCAGTCGGGCGGGTCTCAGGCGCGGTTCGATCGAGGCTTCAGCATCAACACCGCCGATAGCGTGGGTCGCCTGCAGCGAGCCGATGCCACGCAGTTGGTGGCCGCGCTCGGGAAGGATCGTGCCGAGCTTGTCGAAGGCCATAGCAACCTGGCCCGCAGCATCGACCTCGGTAGCGTAGGTCGCGAGCTGTTTGGGTGGCTGATTGCGTTGGTGGCCTTGGCCTTGGGGGCCGAGCAGTTTTTGGCCGACCGTTTTTATGCCAGGCAGTAA
- a CDS encoding glutamine amidotransferase produces the protein MSLTFYPVGGYVFVAIVAAMLLVVLARVVPRHVEVPYGRLLTLKLLRLLAIVLLLLTMLRPTLTFTESTPEEATLLILADRSRSMQVADAVDNGSRFDAMKRLLNSSASDLDSMGEHWKVRAYSFAETVEPAEMEGGRIKLPATPDGQQSPLGAALQELLDTEGDERLRGVLVLSDGAQRAVPPLDAAPQLIARQYAAEGIPLYTFYFGQPGNSDRSDLAIEDLLVSGTVFANAPMQVRGQLHAEGYNNRDATVQLLWEKKAAYGTSKMEVVDTTRQAVVTADSRMPVVLRYTPAEPGEYKLTMRAESPDGELITTNNESSTFVTVRAGGIKVLYLYGASRIGGGGGVEQAFVPRTIAESPDILVTTKLFNYTRLQQDLRRELVPGAYDVVVLANVDKDALNMESWTALAAMVQQGAGLLMTGGYHSFGPGGHRDTAMADVLPITMGLAERQIFRDSLRQDMHIAGPLPMRPSGNVGPTHPVMQVLPNAAPGSGWEALPPLDGANRLSRNSLKANSQVLAESADAARHPLLVAGQAGNGRTLAFAGDTTWRWKMQNHGDEFRRFWRQVVLWLAKKDGTPEGEVWIDLATRRISRGGRLDMEVGATPRDSDNPQATIDFEVTITLPDGTTAPLATVATDAGRRAGTFATTDQPGDYLAQVIASIQGEVIGTAQARFLVPSQDLELDRPGAEPALLASLAKMTDESGGQAFAPEELPSLLKKLADEKPELKTEVVRRITYWDKWPVLLAMVGLVGLEWYLRKRWGLV, from the coding sequence ATGTCTCTCACGTTTTATCCCGTCGGCGGTTATGTCTTCGTAGCGATTGTCGCTGCGATGCTGCTGGTGGTGCTTGCGCGAGTGGTTCCGCGGCACGTGGAAGTTCCCTACGGACGGTTGCTGACGCTCAAACTGTTGCGACTGCTGGCGATCGTGCTGTTGTTGCTCACCATGCTGCGACCCACGCTCACGTTTACTGAGAGCACGCCCGAGGAAGCCACCTTGCTGATTCTGGCCGACCGTTCGCGAAGCATGCAGGTGGCCGACGCGGTCGACAACGGCTCGCGGTTCGATGCCATGAAGCGTTTGCTCAACTCGTCGGCCAGCGATCTCGACTCGATGGGCGAGCACTGGAAGGTGCGGGCGTATTCGTTCGCGGAGACCGTAGAGCCAGCCGAGATGGAAGGGGGGCGCATCAAGCTGCCAGCCACGCCCGATGGGCAGCAGTCGCCATTGGGAGCGGCGCTGCAGGAGTTGCTCGACACCGAAGGAGACGAACGCCTGCGGGGAGTACTGGTGCTGAGCGACGGTGCCCAGCGGGCGGTGCCACCGCTCGATGCCGCGCCGCAGTTGATCGCCCGCCAGTACGCTGCCGAGGGCATTCCGCTCTATACGTTCTACTTTGGCCAGCCCGGCAATAGCGATCGCTCCGATCTGGCGATTGAAGACTTGCTGGTGAGCGGCACCGTGTTTGCCAACGCGCCGATGCAGGTCCGTGGGCAGTTGCACGCCGAAGGGTACAACAATCGCGACGCGACCGTGCAGCTCTTGTGGGAGAAGAAAGCCGCGTACGGCACCAGCAAGATGGAGGTGGTCGACACCACTCGGCAAGCGGTGGTGACCGCCGATAGCCGGATGCCAGTGGTGCTGCGATACACCCCGGCCGAGCCTGGGGAGTACAAGCTGACCATGCGGGCCGAAAGCCCCGATGGCGAACTGATTACTACCAATAACGAGTCGAGTACGTTCGTCACGGTCAGGGCAGGGGGCATCAAGGTGCTCTACTTGTATGGTGCTTCGCGAATCGGTGGCGGCGGCGGAGTGGAGCAGGCGTTCGTTCCGCGAACCATTGCCGAGTCGCCCGACATCCTCGTGACCACCAAGCTGTTCAACTACACTCGCTTGCAGCAGGACCTGCGCCGCGAACTGGTACCCGGTGCGTACGACGTAGTGGTTCTGGCGAACGTCGACAAAGACGCGTTGAACATGGAAAGCTGGACCGCGCTGGCCGCCATGGTGCAGCAGGGAGCCGGCTTGCTGATGACCGGTGGCTACCATAGTTTCGGCCCCGGTGGTCATCGCGATACGGCGATGGCCGACGTGTTGCCGATCACCATGGGGCTGGCCGAGCGGCAGATTTTCCGCGACTCGTTGCGACAAGACATGCACATCGCAGGGCCGCTGCCGATGCGTCCTTCGGGCAACGTGGGGCCGACGCATCCGGTGATGCAGGTCTTGCCGAACGCCGCGCCGGGCAGCGGCTGGGAGGCCTTGCCGCCGCTCGATGGGGCGAATCGCCTGTCGCGCAATTCGCTCAAGGCGAACTCGCAGGTTCTGGCCGAAAGTGCCGACGCCGCGCGGCATCCGCTGCTTGTCGCCGGTCAGGCGGGCAACGGTCGCACGCTCGCCTTCGCCGGCGATACCACCTGGCGCTGGAAGATGCAAAACCATGGCGACGAGTTCCGCCGTTTCTGGCGACAGGTCGTGCTCTGGCTCGCCAAGAAAGATGGCACGCCTGAGGGCGAGGTCTGGATCGATCTGGCGACGCGGCGTATCAGTCGCGGTGGGCGGTTGGACATGGAAGTCGGAGCCACTCCGCGCGATTCCGACAACCCGCAGGCGACCATCGACTTCGAAGTCACCATCACACTGCCCGACGGTACCACCGCTCCGCTGGCAACCGTAGCGACCGATGCCGGACGACGAGCCGGCACGTTTGCCACGACCGACCAACCAGGCGACTACCTGGCGCAGGTCATCGCCAGCATTCAAGGCGAAGTGATCGGCACCGCCCAGGCGCGGTTCCTCGTGCCGAGCCAAGACCTGGAGCTCGACCGCCCCGGCGCCGAGCCAGCTTTGCTGGCAAGCCTGGCGAAGATGACCGACGAGTCGGGCGGTCAGGCGTTTGCCCCCGAGGAGCTGCCCTCGCTGCTCAAGAAGCTGGCCGACGAAAAACCGGAACTCAAAACGGAAGTCGTTCGTCGGATCACTTACTGGGATAAGTGGCCCGTGCTGCTCGCGATGGTCGGCTTGGTAGGTCTCGAGTGGTACCTGCGAAAGCGATGGGGCTTGGTCTAG
- a CDS encoding thiol-disulfide oxidoreductase DCC family protein translates to MPSPTTDYDIEVFYDGLCPLCVREMDMLRRWDRNDRIRFTDITAEGFSATELGIDYQQLMDRIHGRLPDGTIVTGVEVFRYLYGAVGFRWSVAASRLPIVKQLLNAAYVVFAKNRLRLTRRCDTKGCSLEGNRPAS, encoded by the coding sequence ATGCCCTCGCCGACGACCGACTACGACATCGAAGTGTTCTACGACGGACTCTGCCCGCTCTGTGTCCGCGAGATGGACATGCTGCGTCGGTGGGACCGCAACGATCGCATCCGCTTTACCGACATCACCGCCGAGGGCTTCTCGGCCACCGAGTTGGGCATCGACTACCAGCAGCTCATGGACCGCATTCATGGCCGGCTGCCCGACGGCACGATCGTCACCGGAGTCGAGGTGTTCCGCTATCTGTACGGTGCGGTGGGCTTTCGCTGGTCGGTGGCCGCCAGTCGGTTGCCGATCGTCAAGCAACTGCTCAACGCCGCGTACGTGGTGTTCGCCAAGAATCGCCTGCGACTCACCAGGCGATGCGATACCAAGGGCTGCTCGCTGGAAGGCAATCGCCCTGCGTCCTAA
- a CDS encoding P-II family nitrogen regulator: MKKIEAIVRHYKLEDVKNALSELGVVGMTITEVRGFGRQKGHTEMYRGTEYAVDFVPKVKIEVVVDDERLQSAIDTIMHAAQTGQIGDGKIFISELLDTVRIRTGETGTEAL; encoded by the coding sequence ATGAAGAAAATCGAGGCGATTGTTCGCCACTATAAACTGGAAGACGTAAAGAACGCCCTCTCCGAGCTTGGGGTGGTCGGCATGACCATCACCGAAGTCCGCGGCTTTGGTCGCCAAAAAGGCCATACCGAAATGTACCGCGGCACCGAGTACGCGGTCGACTTCGTGCCGAAGGTCAAAATCGAAGTCGTCGTGGACGACGAACGTCTGCAGTCGGCAATCGATACGATCATGCATGCCGCTCAAACGGGACAAATCGGCGACGGTAAAATCTTCATATCCGAACTGCTCGATACGGTTCGCATCCGTACTGGCGAAACTGGCACCGAGGCGTTGTAA
- the glnD gene encoding [protein-PII] uridylyltransferase, translated as MASSIRLRNTVLVAREQVQTGLEEVRRLHDSGLASVQVCARISSVIDQVLLKLFEASLDSMPEDQGKKLRERVALVAVGGYGRRQQAPCSDVDLMILYAGAQDDAVRQFTQRLTQDLFDTGLKPGHSLRTVAEAVRLARSDTVICTSLIESRLVIGSLPLFEEFRRTFQQMVERRGTAFCREFIMARKEERHKFGETVYLLEPNIKRTPGGLRDIHLLRWLWFAKSGESDPNRLLQKGVISNFDHRRLMSAQSYLLHVRNEMHFGSNSGSDVLTRTEQKRIAEKFQIRDKGAMLPVELFMSDYFRHTSHVSFLTTRMCDLVSPPPVMSWVLEPMLSKALSAEFRMGTREISATQLGTTKLAKNLEDAIKLVDLARLYDKRIAQETWYHVYRSAPAYSMELTPLAVRRFREMLDSPLLLVEALRRMHELGILEKVLPDFTAARCLLQFNRYHKYTVDEHCIRSVGEATKLGERSDHAGHVYRKLTRKWLLHLVLLLHDLGKALPGDHSETGAEIARRIGPRLNLTDEETALAARLVQKHLWMTHAALWHDTSNADYVRQFASKIETPEELDMLYALSCADLAAVGPGVLNQWKVNVLGELHRRARALLTDTPDVEQLPRRKAARHAVWSQLKQQEQHDHWYEEMFRGLPESFVTTVAPETIAQALRSFATLEERQGIAFANYIAESKTVEFIAGVSQGVGRGIFSAMAGVLRSQGMSILAAETAALHDDILLLRFQATDTDHKDSKEPSAPERLEKLCKAMVKAIDSDEPPKFRRIWGQDAHNDAEELSTLKSEVRLNTDISEDSLIIEVFAFDRIGLLYELARAVHEMNLSIRFAKIGTHLDQVVDVFYVTERNGSKPAGHDRLHGIYLRMMEVIEAAPASK; from the coding sequence ATGGCTTCTTCCATTCGACTCCGCAACACGGTACTCGTCGCCCGCGAGCAAGTGCAGACGGGACTGGAGGAAGTTCGTCGGTTGCACGACTCGGGGCTGGCTAGCGTGCAGGTCTGCGCCCGCATTTCGTCGGTGATCGACCAGGTGCTGCTCAAGCTGTTCGAAGCCTCGCTCGACAGCATGCCCGAAGACCAAGGCAAGAAGCTCCGCGAGCGGGTCGCGCTGGTCGCGGTAGGCGGCTATGGTCGCCGGCAGCAAGCACCTTGTTCCGACGTCGATCTTATGATCCTGTACGCCGGGGCTCAGGACGATGCCGTTCGGCAGTTCACGCAGCGACTCACTCAGGACCTGTTCGACACCGGGCTCAAGCCTGGGCACAGCTTGCGAACCGTTGCCGAGGCGGTCCGCCTGGCCCGCAGCGATACGGTGATCTGTACGTCGCTCATCGAGTCGCGTTTGGTCATCGGCAGTTTGCCGCTGTTCGAGGAGTTCCGCCGGACGTTCCAGCAAATGGTCGAACGTCGCGGCACCGCGTTCTGTCGCGAGTTCATTATGGCTCGCAAGGAAGAGCGTCATAAGTTTGGCGAAACGGTTTATCTGTTGGAGCCCAACATCAAGCGCACGCCGGGTGGTCTTCGCGATATTCATTTGTTGCGTTGGTTGTGGTTTGCCAAAAGCGGCGAGTCCGATCCCAATCGCTTGTTGCAAAAAGGGGTGATTTCGAATTTCGATCATCGACGTTTGATGTCGGCCCAAAGCTACTTGTTGCATGTGCGAAACGAGATGCACTTCGGCTCCAACAGCGGCAGCGACGTGCTGACTCGCACCGAGCAAAAACGCATTGCCGAGAAGTTCCAGATTCGCGACAAAGGAGCGATGCTGCCGGTCGAGCTGTTCATGAGCGACTACTTTCGGCATACCAGCCATGTGTCGTTCCTGACCACCCGCATGTGCGACCTGGTGTCGCCGCCGCCGGTGATGTCGTGGGTGCTCGAGCCGATGCTTAGCAAAGCTTTGTCGGCCGAGTTCCGCATGGGCACGCGGGAGATCTCGGCCACGCAGCTTGGCACCACGAAGCTGGCGAAGAACCTGGAGGATGCGATCAAGCTGGTCGACTTGGCGCGCTTGTACGACAAACGCATCGCCCAGGAAACGTGGTACCACGTTTATCGCTCCGCACCAGCGTATTCGATGGAACTCACGCCGCTGGCGGTGCGGCGGTTTCGCGAGATGCTCGACAGCCCATTGCTGCTGGTCGAAGCGCTTCGGCGGATGCACGAGCTTGGCATCCTCGAAAAGGTGCTGCCCGATTTCACCGCAGCGCGCTGTTTGTTGCAGTTCAATCGTTATCATAAGTACACGGTCGACGAGCATTGCATTCGCTCCGTCGGCGAGGCGACTAAGCTCGGCGAGCGGAGCGACCACGCGGGGCATGTGTATCGGAAGCTCACGCGAAAGTGGTTGTTGCATCTGGTGTTGCTCTTGCACGATCTGGGGAAGGCCTTGCCAGGCGACCATAGTGAAACCGGAGCCGAAATCGCCCGTCGTATCGGGCCGCGGCTCAACCTGACCGACGAGGAAACCGCCCTGGCTGCCAGGCTGGTGCAGAAGCATTTGTGGATGACCCACGCAGCGCTCTGGCACGATACGAGCAACGCCGACTACGTGCGGCAGTTTGCCAGCAAGATCGAGACTCCCGAAGAGCTCGACATGCTCTACGCATTGAGTTGTGCCGACCTGGCGGCAGTCGGCCCCGGCGTGCTCAACCAGTGGAAGGTTAACGTGCTCGGCGAGTTGCATCGTCGCGCCCGGGCGTTGCTTACCGACACGCCGGACGTCGAGCAGTTGCCTCGCCGCAAGGCCGCCCGGCACGCGGTCTGGAGTCAGCTCAAGCAGCAGGAACAGCACGATCACTGGTACGAGGAAATGTTCCGCGGGCTGCCCGAGTCGTTCGTCACGACCGTTGCGCCGGAAACCATCGCTCAGGCGCTGCGCAGTTTTGCCACGCTCGAAGAGCGGCAAGGCATCGCGTTCGCCAACTACATTGCCGAGTCGAAAACCGTCGAGTTCATTGCCGGTGTGAGCCAAGGCGTCGGGCGGGGTATCTTCTCGGCCATGGCCGGCGTGCTGCGGAGCCAAGGCATGAGCATCCTGGCCGCCGAGACCGCCGCGCTGCACGACGACATCCTGTTGCTTCGCTTCCAGGCGACCGACACCGATCACAAGGATAGCAAAGAGCCGAGCGCGCCAGAGCGTCTCGAGAAACTCTGCAAGGCGATGGTCAAAGCGATCGACTCCGACGAGCCGCCGAAGTTCCGCCGCATCTGGGGACAAGACGCCCATAACGACGCGGAAGAGCTATCGACCCTTAAGTCGGAAGTGCGACTCAACACCGACATCTCCGAAGACAGTCTCATCATCGAAGTCTTTGCATTCGATCGCATCGGGCTGTTGTACGAACTCGCCCGAGCGGTGCACGAGATGAACCTCAGCATTCGCTTTGCCAAGATCGGCACGCACCTCGACCAGGTGGTCGACGTGTTCTACGTGACCGAGCGCAATGGGTCGAAGCCAGCAGGGCACGATCGGCTGCATGGCATCTACCTGCGAATGATGGAAGTCATCGAAGCAGCCCCTGCAAGCAAGTAA
- a CDS encoding ExbD/TolR family protein, protein MRNDQHRKPVSMNMTPMIDVVFLLIIFFLVSSHLAQQETQMELDLPTASTGDESVETHTERITINLKADGTVLLGASEATLAELDTRLAYERGQAGRPLEVRIRADQGIAFGEVKPVLVACAKAGIWDVSFAVTEE, encoded by the coding sequence ATGCGAAACGATCAACATCGCAAACCGGTTTCGATGAACATGACGCCGATGATCGACGTCGTGTTTCTGCTGATCATCTTCTTTCTGGTTAGCAGCCACCTAGCACAACAAGAAACGCAGATGGAACTCGACCTGCCGACCGCCAGCACTGGCGACGAGTCGGTAGAGACCCACACCGAGCGGATTACCATCAACCTAAAAGCCGATGGCACCGTGCTGCTCGGCGCGAGCGAAGCCACTCTGGCGGAACTCGACACCCGCCTGGCCTACGAACGGGGCCAAGCTGGCCGCCCGCTCGAAGTACGCATCCGCGCCGACCAGGGCATCGCCTTCGGCGAGGTCAAACCGGTGCTAGTCGCGTGCGCCAAAGCTGGCATCTGGGACGTATCGTTCGCCGTGACCGAAGAGTAG
- a CDS encoding MotA/TolQ/ExbB proton channel family protein encodes MPRHLLLLLTTLATAGMASTSYAQNDGAAQQPAASADSFIDIIFSGGIVGFLIVSLLVLLSIAGMALAVEHLLTIRRKNLIPDELVAGLTESLAQGQVGHAVQKCESYPSALGAMTSAALAEVEAGWPAMEKAMEEEAAEQAGRLFRKIEYLSLLGNIAPMVGLLGTVVGMILAFREVADTQGAARAGQLASGIYQALVTTVGGLLIAIPSLAAYAVFRNRVDGLMAETVSTTRRLLVPVKKILLKRQNNQPGQST; translated from the coding sequence TTGCCTCGCCATCTTCTTCTACTGCTCACCACGTTGGCCACCGCTGGAATGGCCAGCACCAGCTACGCCCAGAACGACGGCGCAGCTCAGCAGCCCGCCGCTTCGGCCGACTCGTTCATCGATATCATCTTCTCCGGCGGCATCGTCGGTTTCCTGATCGTCTCGCTGCTGGTGCTGCTATCGATCGCCGGCATGGCGCTGGCCGTCGAGCATCTGCTGACGATTCGCCGCAAGAATCTGATTCCCGACGAACTGGTCGCCGGACTCACCGAGAGTCTCGCCCAAGGACAGGTGGGACACGCGGTGCAAAAGTGCGAATCGTACCCCTCGGCCTTGGGAGCGATGACCAGCGCGGCCCTGGCCGAAGTCGAAGCCGGTTGGCCCGCCATGGAGAAAGCGATGGAAGAAGAAGCGGCCGAACAAGCGGGGCGGCTGTTTCGCAAGATCGAGTACCTTAGCCTGCTCGGCAACATTGCTCCGATGGTGGGACTGCTCGGCACCGTGGTCGGTATGATTCTCGCCTTCCGCGAAGTGGCCGACACCCAAGGGGCCGCCCGCGCGGGGCAACTCGCCTCGGGCATTTACCAGGCGCTCGTCACCACGGTCGGCGGCCTGCTGATCGCCATTCCGTCGCTCGCTGCGTACGCGGTGTTTCGGAACCGGGTGGATGGCCTGATGGCCGAAACCGTGTCGACCACCCGTCGCCTGCTGGTGCCGGTGAAGAAAATCCTGCTGAAACGCCAGAACAACCAACCAGGGCAATCGACCTAG
- a CDS encoding tol-pal system YbgF family protein, giving the protein MNRILFAIALLLASPAVADTVTLTGSDDGAGRIMVDGQVVDYTGSKLTIKSVAGSERSFPASRVVKIDTKWPDGWHDALTAIDAQKYREAVDLLAKAARTDNRPWVRRLAMQHLMHCYAATGDYMTAGRLLVELARSDIATPALAEAPLAWYADDSIPAAATNEWLDNTEVPIAQLLGASYALATAERGRAEQAIDKLLKSPDPSIAWLAEMQSWRPQIVTAKADDVARWETRVRQAPESLQAGGWLVLGDARRQLKQYDPAALAYLRASMLAKPQPQLAAHSLWRASEVLRLAGQVEEATKLARQVVDEYPQTAPAREAQGVLH; this is encoded by the coding sequence ATGAATCGAATCCTGTTTGCCATCGCGCTACTGCTCGCCTCGCCCGCGGTGGCCGACACCGTAACCCTGACCGGCAGCGACGACGGTGCCGGGCGGATCATGGTCGACGGCCAGGTGGTCGATTACACCGGCAGCAAGCTCACCATCAAGAGCGTTGCCGGCTCGGAACGCAGCTTCCCCGCATCGCGTGTGGTGAAGATCGATACCAAATGGCCCGACGGCTGGCACGACGCGCTCACCGCGATCGACGCCCAGAAGTATCGCGAGGCGGTCGACCTGCTGGCCAAGGCCGCCCGTACCGATAACCGTCCGTGGGTTCGCCGGCTGGCGATGCAGCACCTGATGCACTGCTACGCGGCGACTGGCGACTACATGACTGCGGGGCGGTTGCTGGTGGAACTCGCCAGGAGCGATATCGCGACCCCCGCGCTGGCCGAGGCCCCACTGGCCTGGTACGCGGACGACTCGATCCCTGCGGCCGCGACCAACGAATGGCTCGACAACACCGAGGTGCCGATCGCCCAGCTTCTAGGTGCGAGTTACGCGCTGGCCACTGCCGAGCGAGGTCGGGCCGAGCAAGCCATCGACAAACTACTGAAGTCGCCCGATCCATCAATCGCCTGGTTGGCCGAAATGCAAAGCTGGCGGCCACAGATCGTCACCGCCAAGGCCGACGATGTCGCCCGCTGGGAAACCCGGGTTCGCCAAGCCCCCGAGTCGCTGCAAGCTGGCGGCTGGCTGGTACTCGGCGACGCCCGGCGGCAACTCAAACAGTACGATCCCGCGGCCCTCGCGTACCTGCGGGCGAGTATGCTCGCCAAACCGCAACCGCAGTTGGCCGCCCACTCGCTCTGGCGGGCCTCCGAGGTGCTGCGGCTGGCCGGGCAAGTGGAGGAAGCCACCAAGCTGGCTCGCCAGGTGGTCGACGAGTACCCGCAAACTGCCCCCGCACGAGAAGCCCAAGGTGTGTTACACTAA